The Pseudodesulfovibrio sediminis genome includes the window ATGGCCGGTCCCGCGACCAACTTCGCCCTGGCCGCGCTCTTTGCAGGCTGGTTTCACATTATGCAGAATTTTGGCGTGGACGGTCATTCCCCGCTCTACTCCGTTGCCTTCTACGGTGTGTTCATCAACCTGATCCTCGGCATTTTCAACCTGCTCCCCATTCCTCCACTGGACGGCAGCAACGTTGTGGCGTACTTTCTACCGCCGCAGGTGGCTTTCAAATACATGAGCCTCAGCCGTTACGGCTTCATGATCCTCATCGGCATCATTCTGCTCGGCAATTTCACGAATATCAGTCTGTTCGGAAAAATCATCATGCCCTTCGTCAGCTTCCTGGCGCGCATACTCGGCATGCCCATCTAACTTCAACGCAAAGTCAATTTCATCATGAGCGA containing:
- a CDS encoding site-2 protease family protein; the protein is MFDISSLEIQRYLIMAPGLLIALVLHEVAHGYVAYLLGDPTAKSLGRLTLNPLKHLDPLGTLAFFFVHFGWAKPVPVNPRYFKEPRKGMMLTGMAGPATNFALAALFAGWFHIMQNFGVDGHSPLYSVAFYGVFINLILGIFNLLPIPPLDGSNVVAYFLPPQVAFKYMSLSRYGFMILIGIILLGNFTNISLFGKIIMPFVSFLARILGMPI